The following are encoded together in the Qingshengfaniella alkalisoli genome:
- a CDS encoding M20 family metallopeptidase: MRNDNPIWSLVDVKGPEFTGLADRVFDTPELAYGETRSCAAHTQMLRDQGFRVTENVAGIPTAVMGEAGKGGPVIAILGEYDALPGLSQQAGLAEPKQISDDGFGHGCGHNLLGAAALSAATAVKDWLEAEGIEGRVRYYGCPAEEGGAAKTYMARDGQFDDVDIAITWHPASFNAVDDMRSLANTRIDFTFIGKAAHAAGAPELGRSALDAVELMNVGVNYMREHMPDAARVHYAYLDAGGIAPNVVQAKATVRQLIRSPDLAGLQSLVKRVGSIADGAALMTGTSVSSQVFSAVSNLIGNGPLSEAMQAEFEALGPVPFDAEDIRFARQIRSTLTREDIADTFERLAMKPDYDKPLCDFIAPLDRPFMGGMGSTDVGDVSWAVPTVQARVATCAVGTALHSWQQTAQGKAPAAHKGMLHAAKVMASTARAALTNSKLIAQAKQAHSEHLADFPYSCPIPADTKPPTFIQ; this comes from the coding sequence ATGCGAAATGACAACCCGATCTGGTCTCTCGTGGATGTGAAGGGACCGGAGTTTACCGGTCTGGCCGATCGTGTCTTTGATACGCCGGAACTTGCTTATGGCGAAACCAGATCCTGCGCCGCACACACGCAAATGCTGCGCGATCAGGGTTTCCGTGTGACCGAGAATGTTGCGGGCATCCCGACCGCGGTCATGGGTGAAGCAGGCAAAGGCGGTCCGGTTATCGCTATATTGGGAGAGTACGACGCACTGCCCGGCCTGTCACAGCAAGCAGGGCTTGCCGAACCAAAGCAGATTTCAGACGATGGTTTCGGTCATGGCTGCGGTCATAACCTGTTGGGCGCCGCCGCCCTGTCGGCGGCCACGGCGGTCAAGGACTGGCTGGAAGCCGAAGGTATCGAGGGACGCGTCCGCTATTACGGCTGCCCTGCCGAAGAGGGCGGCGCAGCCAAGACCTATATGGCGCGGGATGGCCAGTTCGACGATGTCGACATCGCGATCACCTGGCATCCGGCCAGTTTCAACGCCGTGGACGACATGCGCTCGCTTGCGAATACGCGCATCGACTTCACCTTTATCGGCAAAGCTGCGCACGCGGCCGGCGCACCTGAACTTGGCCGTTCTGCATTGGACGCAGTCGAATTGATGAATGTTGGCGTCAACTATATGCGCGAGCACATGCCGGATGCCGCGCGGGTCCACTATGCCTATCTGGATGCGGGCGGGATTGCACCCAATGTTGTCCAAGCCAAGGCAACCGTGCGCCAGCTGATCCGCAGCCCCGACCTGGCTGGTCTGCAGTCGCTGGTCAAACGCGTCGGTTCTATCGCCGATGGTGCCGCGCTGATGACAGGCACTTCGGTCAGTTCTCAGGTATTTTCCGCGGTGTCCAACCTGATTGGCAACGGTCCGCTTTCAGAGGCCATGCAAGCTGAATTCGAAGCCCTGGGGCCTGTTCCGTTCGACGCCGAAGATATCCGCTTCGCCCGTCAGATCCGCAGTACCCTGACGCGTGAAGACATCGCAGACACATTCGAACGCCTGGCCATGAAACCCGATTACGACAAGCCACTGTGTGATTTCATCGCCCCGCTCGATCGCCCCTTCATGGGCGGTATGGGATCAACCGATGTCGGGGATGTGAGTTGGGCCGTACCAACTGTTCAAGCCCGCGTGGCAACCTGTGCCGTAGGCACGGCGCTACATAGCTGGCAGCAAACTGCGCAAGGCAAGGCACCCGCCGCACACAAGGGTATGTTGCACGCAGCCAAGGTAATGGCATCAACCGCCCGCGCCGCTTTGACCAACTCGAAACTTATCGCACAGGCCAAACAGGCGCATAGTGAACATCTGGCGGACTTCCCCTACAGCTGCCCTATTCCGGCTGATACGAAGCCGCCTACTTTCATACAGTAA